A genomic segment from Pseudomonas sessilinigenes encodes:
- a CDS encoding MFS transporter — MNPRTLMPLAMILLMFPQIAQTLYSPALADVGQAFGVPPEQAAQSLSVFILGFAPGVVLWGRLSDRWGRRPALLGGLALYALAQCLGLLANDFAAFLCCQALAAMGVAAGSVVTQTLLRDLFQGRELARVFSLVGMVLAASPAIGLFVGSGLTQALGYRGALGALLVLALILLACCARALPETRPPAQPLAPLVGTLWQMLRDTGIWRSALLVAAFNIALLSYYSLGPFLFRQLGQGEQWFGYSGALLALGSGCGAWCNRWLLGRGWQSARLLVLAALAVLAGGLGVLALQHSLWLVLPMGAVVLGFGLAIPNILGSALAAYSDRLGSAGALFGLFYYLLIGAGLLLVGWGQALGASLCLCGAMALLLCLPGLRR, encoded by the coding sequence ATGAATCCCCGTACCTTAATGCCCCTGGCCATGATCTTGCTGATGTTCCCGCAGATCGCCCAGACCCTCTACAGCCCAGCCCTGGCCGATGTCGGCCAGGCCTTCGGCGTGCCCCCGGAACAGGCGGCCCAGAGCCTTTCGGTATTCATCCTGGGGTTTGCCCCGGGCGTTGTATTGTGGGGCCGCCTGAGCGATCGCTGGGGCCGACGCCCGGCGTTGCTGGGCGGCCTGGCCCTGTATGCCCTGGCCCAGTGCCTGGGGCTGCTGGCCAACGACTTCGCTGCCTTTTTGTGTTGCCAGGCCCTGGCCGCCATGGGCGTGGCGGCTGGCTCGGTGGTGACCCAGACCTTGTTGCGGGACCTGTTCCAGGGGCGTGAACTGGCCCGGGTGTTCTCCCTGGTGGGCATGGTGCTGGCGGCCAGCCCGGCCATTGGCCTGTTCGTCGGTTCGGGCCTGACCCAGGCCCTGGGGTATCGCGGAGCCTTGGGCGCGCTGTTGGTGCTGGCCCTGATATTGCTCGCCTGTTGTGCCCGAGCGCTGCCGGAAACCCGTCCGCCGGCCCAGCCCCTGGCGCCCCTGGTCGGGACCCTGTGGCAGATGCTGCGCGATACCGGTATCTGGCGCTCGGCGCTGCTGGTGGCGGCGTTCAACATTGCCTTGCTCAGCTACTACAGCCTCGGCCCCTTCCTGTTCCGCCAACTGGGCCAGGGCGAGCAATGGTTCGGCTACAGCGGCGCGTTGCTGGCCCTGGGCTCCGGCTGTGGTGCCTGGTGCAATCGCTGGTTGCTCGGACGCGGTTGGCAGAGTGCCCGGCTGCTGGTGCTGGCGGCCCTGGCGGTGCTGGCCGGAGGCCTGGGGGTGCTGGCCTTGCAACACAGCCTGTGGCTGGTGTTGCCCATGGGCGCAGTGGTGCTGGGTTTCGGCCTGGCAATCCCGAATATCCTCGGCTCGGCCCTGGCGGCCTATAGCGACCGACTGGGCAGCGCCGGGGCCCTGTTCGGGTTGTTCTATTACTTGTTGATCGGTGCCGGATTGCTGCTGGTGGGTTGGGGCCAGGCCCTGGGGGCGAGCCTGTGCCTATGCGGCGCAATGGCCCTGTTGCTGTGCTTGCCGGGCTTGCGCCGCTAG
- a CDS encoding AraC family transcriptional regulator: protein MAWIEPQARFDPDAFTAPVVGIAATLGDHDSGLHQHRRGQLLYTRQGCTRITLADRLCLLPPSRAAWIPSGVRHRAQMQQSVDYRSLYFCPELAPRLPAEVAVIEVTPLLHAVLEPMAQAAFDCDWGQGRYPHLLGLCLEEIATASRQPLSLPLPRDKRLQPLLDDLQSLPPELQVLSTRVGASSRTIGRIFQRETGLGYQQWRQQWRLMRAIELLATRRSISYSAFELGFASDSIFIAFFKAMTGTTPRAYFK, encoded by the coding sequence ATGGCATGGATCGAGCCCCAGGCCCGCTTCGACCCGGACGCCTTCACTGCCCCGGTGGTCGGCATCGCCGCAACCCTGGGCGACCACGATTCCGGCCTGCACCAGCACCGGCGCGGCCAGTTGCTGTACACCCGCCAGGGCTGCACGCGCATTACCCTGGCCGACCGCCTGTGCCTGCTGCCGCCCTCGCGAGCGGCATGGATACCGTCTGGGGTCCGGCATCGCGCCCAGATGCAGCAAAGCGTGGATTACCGCTCACTGTACTTCTGCCCCGAACTGGCCCCGCGGCTGCCCGCGGAGGTGGCGGTGATCGAGGTCACCCCATTGCTGCACGCGGTACTGGAGCCCATGGCCCAGGCTGCCTTCGATTGTGACTGGGGCCAGGGGCGCTACCCGCACCTGCTGGGCTTGTGCCTCGAGGAAATCGCTACGGCTTCGCGCCAACCGCTGTCCTTGCCCCTGCCCCGGGACAAACGCCTGCAACCTCTGCTGGACGACCTGCAAAGCCTGCCACCGGAACTGCAGGTGCTCTCGACCCGAGTCGGTGCCAGCAGCCGGACCATCGGTCGCATTTTCCAGCGCGAGACTGGCCTTGGCTACCAGCAATGGCGGCAGCAATGGCGGCTGATGCGCGCCATCGAATTGCTCGCCACCAGGCGCAGCATCAGCTACAGCGCCTTCGAATTGGGTTTTGCCAGCGACAGCATCTTCATCGCCTTCTTCAAGGCCATGACCGGTACCACGCCCCGCGCCTACTTCAAGTGA
- a CDS encoding carboxymuconolactone decarboxylase family protein yields the protein MQPRLDFYTASPEALKAMLALEAAVSRLPLEKSLVELVKLRASQINGCAFCVDMHSVDALKHGETQRRLFAVAVWRESPFFTPRERAALAWTEALTRLAETQAPDADYELLTSQFSPSECVDLSMAISTINSWNRLAVGFRKLPQA from the coding sequence ATGCAACCACGCCTGGATTTCTATACCGCCTCGCCCGAGGCCCTCAAGGCCATGCTCGCCCTGGAGGCTGCGGTCTCGCGACTGCCCCTGGAGAAATCCCTGGTCGAACTGGTCAAGCTGCGAGCGTCCCAGATCAATGGCTGTGCCTTCTGTGTCGACATGCACAGCGTCGATGCCCTCAAGCATGGCGAAACCCAGCGTCGCCTGTTCGCCGTGGCGGTATGGCGCGAAAGCCCGTTCTTCACCCCTCGCGAGCGTGCCGCCCTGGCCTGGACCGAAGCCCTGACCCGGCTCGCCGAGACCCAGGCACCGGACGCCGACTACGAGTTGCTGACCAGCCAGTTCAGCCCCAGCGAATGCGTCGACCTGAGCATGGCGATTTCCACCATCAACAGTTGGAATCGCCTGGCGGTGGGCTTTCGCAAGTTGCCCCAGGCCTGA
- a CDS encoding mechanosensitive ion channel family protein, with translation MFSLFTDHPLLAALFLLFLDIVLWRVIGARGEYWKLAVRVLIFCLYSLMLFNQGMNPLQAAPWPDDIPLHLAATGLEIGWWLFGARTLTVLLGTLMMQQVGHTGRLLQDLMGAVIFLIAIIAALAYVLELPVKGVLATSGALAIIVGLALQSTLSDLFSGIVLNTTKPYQIDDWIAIDGTEGRVVDIDWRATRLQTSQGSMVVIPNSLASKAKITNFSRPSDVHGLSVSLQVSPHARPQKVIEALERATLGCRFLLASPAASVAMKSTSSSGAEYEISGFVASMGQKREVRNQLFDLAFRHLQASGVRLLSSTETSQPVALSRPRALLDTSSIFSTLRQEEKDTFSQNMQLQTFRSGETILPAGEVSDHLFIIESGVVSVTMQREGQPFEAGRMGPGEVIGEAGVVSEEATLAQFSAKTFCSLYRIDNEFLKPCLDARHDINDAMRNLLDFRRHMAQSLTQALPKPVARKGFMQWLRSRT, from the coding sequence ATGTTTTCCCTGTTCACCGACCATCCGTTGTTGGCCGCGCTGTTCCTGCTGTTCCTGGATATCGTGCTGTGGCGAGTGATAGGCGCCCGCGGCGAGTACTGGAAGCTGGCGGTACGGGTCCTGATCTTCTGCCTCTACAGCCTGATGCTGTTCAACCAGGGCATGAACCCTTTGCAGGCCGCGCCCTGGCCGGACGACATACCGTTGCACCTGGCCGCGACCGGCCTGGAGATTGGCTGGTGGCTGTTCGGCGCACGGACCCTGACGGTGCTGCTGGGGACCCTGATGATGCAGCAGGTCGGCCATACCGGACGCTTGCTGCAGGACCTGATGGGGGCGGTGATTTTCCTGATCGCCATCATCGCGGCCCTGGCCTATGTGCTGGAGTTGCCGGTCAAGGGGGTGCTGGCCACTTCCGGGGCGCTGGCGATCATCGTCGGCCTGGCGCTGCAGAGCACCCTCAGCGACTTGTTTTCCGGGATCGTGCTCAACACCACCAAGCCCTACCAGATCGATGACTGGATCGCCATCGACGGCACCGAAGGGCGGGTGGTGGACATCGACTGGCGCGCGACCCGGCTGCAGACCTCCCAGGGCAGCATGGTGGTGATTCCCAACTCCCTGGCCTCCAAGGCCAAGATCACCAATTTCAGCCGGCCCAGCGATGTCCACGGACTGTCGGTGAGCTTGCAGGTCAGCCCCCATGCCCGCCCGCAGAAAGTGATCGAGGCCCTGGAGCGGGCGACCCTGGGTTGCCGCTTCCTGCTCGCCAGTCCGGCTGCCAGCGTGGCCATGAAAAGCACCAGCAGCAGTGGCGCGGAATATGAGATCAGCGGTTTCGTCGCCAGCATGGGGCAGAAGCGTGAAGTGCGTAACCAACTGTTCGACCTGGCGTTCCGTCATCTGCAGGCCAGTGGCGTCAGATTGTTGTCCAGTACCGAAACCAGCCAGCCGGTGGCCTTGTCCCGGCCCCGGGCATTGCTGGATACCTCGAGCATCTTCTCCACCCTGCGCCAGGAGGAGAAGGACACCTTCAGCCAGAACATGCAATTGCAGACCTTTCGCTCCGGCGAGACCATCTTGCCGGCCGGCGAGGTCAGCGATCATCTGTTCATCATCGAGTCGGGGGTGGTGTCGGTGACCATGCAGCGTGAAGGCCAGCCGTTCGAGGCCGGGCGCATGGGGCCGGGCGAGGTGATCGGCGAGGCCGGGGTGGTGTCCGAGGAGGCGACCCTGGCGCAGTTCTCGGCCAAGACTTTCTGCAGCCTGTATCGCATCGACAATGAATTCCTCAAGCCGTGCCTGGATGCCCGCCACGATATCAACGATGCCATGAGGAACCTGCTGGATTTCCGCCGGCATATGGCCCAGAGCCTGACCCAGGCGCTGCCCAAGCCAGTGGCCAGGAAAGGCTTCATGCAATGGCTGCGTAGCCGCACCTGA
- the ycaC gene encoding isochorismate family cysteine hydrolase YcaC, translated as MTTAYKRLDKDNAAVLLVDHQAGLLSLVRDIDPDRFKNNVLALGDLAKYFKLPTILTTSFETGPNGPLVPELKTLFPDAPYIARPGQINAWDNEDFVKAVKATGKKQLIIAGVVTEVCVAFPALSALEEGFEVFVVTDASGTFNELTRDSAWNRMSAAGAQLMTWFGLACELHRDWRNDIEGLGTLFSNHIPDYRNLMTSYNTLTQGK; from the coding sequence ATGACTACTGCTTACAAACGCCTGGACAAGGACAACGCTGCCGTTCTGCTGGTAGACCATCAGGCCGGCTTGCTGTCGCTGGTGCGCGATATCGACCCCGATCGCTTCAAGAACAACGTCCTGGCCCTGGGCGACCTGGCCAAGTACTTCAAGCTGCCGACCATCCTCACCACCAGTTTCGAAACTGGCCCCAATGGCCCGCTGGTGCCCGAACTGAAGACGCTGTTCCCCGATGCGCCGTACATTGCCCGTCCTGGCCAGATCAATGCCTGGGACAACGAAGATTTCGTCAAGGCGGTCAAGGCCACCGGCAAGAAACAGCTGATCATTGCCGGCGTGGTGACCGAAGTCTGCGTGGCCTTCCCGGCGCTTTCGGCCCTGGAGGAGGGATTCGAGGTATTCGTGGTCACCGATGCCTCCGGCACTTTCAATGAGCTGACCCGCGACTCGGCCTGGAACCGCATGTCCGCCGCCGGCGCCCAACTGATGACCTGGTTCGGCCTGGCCTGCGAGCTGCATCGTGACTGGCGCAACGACATCGAGGGCTTGGGCACCTTGTTCTCCAACCACATCCCCGACTACCGCAACCTGATGACCAGCTACAACACCCTGACCCAGGGCAAGTAA
- a CDS encoding pirin family protein — translation MKNIIGIYTSPRPHWVGDGFPVRTLFSYDQMGQHISPFLLLDHAGPAQFSPTGARRGVGQHPHRGFETVTIVYDGEVEHRDSTGSGGKIGPGDVQWMTAASGILHEEFHSAEFARRGGNLEMVQLWVNLPARDKLAAPGYQTILASDIPQIPLPGNAGSLRLIAGQFAGRQGPARTFTAIDVWDIRLEAGKHLDLELHSGRNTALVVLRGTLLVNGQEPVREGQLALLARDGRQLSLEANNDAIVLLLSGEPIDEPIVGHGPFVMNSEEEIHQAFVDFQSGRFGQMDAADH, via the coding sequence ATGAAAAACATCATCGGTATCTACACCAGTCCAAGGCCTCACTGGGTCGGCGACGGCTTTCCGGTCCGCACATTGTTTTCCTACGACCAGATGGGCCAGCACATCAGCCCATTCCTGTTGCTCGACCATGCCGGTCCCGCGCAGTTCAGCCCTACCGGCGCCCGGCGCGGGGTCGGCCAGCATCCCCATCGCGGTTTCGAAACCGTCACCATCGTCTACGACGGTGAGGTCGAGCACCGCGACTCCACCGGCAGCGGCGGCAAGATCGGCCCCGGCGACGTGCAGTGGATGACCGCCGCCTCGGGGATTCTCCACGAGGAGTTTCATTCGGCCGAGTTCGCCCGGCGCGGCGGCAACCTGGAGATGGTCCAGCTATGGGTCAACCTGCCGGCCCGGGACAAGCTCGCGGCACCCGGCTACCAGACCATCCTGGCCAGCGACATCCCGCAGATCCCGTTGCCGGGCAATGCCGGCAGCCTGCGCCTGATCGCTGGCCAGTTCGCTGGTCGCCAGGGGCCGGCCCGGACCTTCACTGCGATCGATGTCTGGGACATCCGCCTGGAGGCCGGCAAGCATCTGGACCTGGAGCTGCACTCGGGACGTAACACGGCATTGGTAGTGTTGCGTGGCACCTTGCTGGTCAACGGCCAGGAACCGGTGCGTGAGGGGCAGCTGGCGCTGTTGGCCCGCGATGGCCGGCAGCTCAGTCTGGAAGCCAACAACGATGCGATTGTGCTGTTGCTCAGCGGCGAACCCATCGACGAGCCCATCGTCGGCCATGGTCCGTTCGTGATGAACAGCGAAGAGGAGATTCATCAGGCCTTCGTCGATTTCCAATCGGGACGCTTCGGCCAGATGGACGCCGCCGATCACTGA
- a CDS encoding LysR substrate-binding domain-containing protein produces MLEDLNTLYYFTQVVEHRGFAAAGRALDMPKSKLSRRIAQLEERLGVRLIQRTSRHCSLTEIGQEYYQRCLAMRVEAEGAAEVIERNRSEPQGLVRVACPTALLNSWVGPMLTRFMLKYPLVELFIESTNRRVDLIHEGFDIALRVRFPPLENTDLVMKVLGNSTQCLVGHPDVLRHFSNPPSPADLSGLPSLHWGAAQRDYQWQLLGPEGAEAMIRHHPRMVTDDLIALRHAVLAGIGIAHLPKVVVRDDLDAGRLRELVPGWAPRCGIVHAIFPSRRGLLPSVRSLIDFLGDEFSRSDMA; encoded by the coding sequence ATGTTGGAAGATCTCAATACGCTCTATTACTTCACCCAGGTGGTGGAGCATCGTGGTTTCGCCGCCGCCGGGCGGGCCCTGGACATGCCCAAGTCCAAGCTCAGCAGGCGTATCGCCCAACTGGAGGAACGCCTTGGCGTACGCCTGATCCAGCGCACCAGCCGGCACTGCTCGCTGACCGAGATCGGCCAGGAGTACTACCAGCGTTGCCTGGCCATGCGCGTGGAAGCCGAAGGCGCGGCGGAAGTCATCGAGCGCAATCGTTCCGAACCCCAGGGCCTGGTACGGGTGGCTTGCCCCACGGCGCTGTTGAACTCCTGGGTGGGGCCGATGCTCACCCGCTTCATGCTCAAGTACCCGTTGGTGGAATTGTTCATCGAGAGCACCAATCGCCGGGTGGACCTGATCCACGAGGGGTTCGATATCGCCCTGCGGGTGCGTTTTCCGCCCCTGGAAAATACCGATCTGGTGATGAAGGTCCTGGGCAATAGCACTCAGTGCCTAGTGGGGCACCCGGATGTACTCCGGCATTTTTCGAACCCGCCCTCACCCGCCGATCTCAGCGGCCTGCCGAGCCTGCATTGGGGCGCGGCGCAGCGTGACTACCAATGGCAACTGCTGGGTCCGGAGGGCGCCGAGGCGATGATCCGCCACCACCCCCGAATGGTCACCGACGATCTGATCGCCTTGCGCCATGCGGTGCTGGCCGGCATTGGCATCGCTCATTTGCCCAAGGTCGTGGTACGCGACGACCTGGATGCCGGGCGCCTGCGGGAACTGGTGCCCGGCTGGGCGCCACGCTGCGGGATCGTCCATGCCATTTTCCCTTCACGCCGGGGCCTGCTGCCGTCGGTGCGCAGCCTGATCGACTTCCTGGGCGATGAATTCAGCCGTAGCGACATGGCGTGA
- a CDS encoding PaaI family thioesterase: MQSPSRDTLLAQWQDQEQAMRTRLAGPGSLPLAQVSELTPQEFFEGIGNGELPSPPIGTLLDFVPIEWSSGLFVFQGTPDARHYNPLGTVHGGYAATLLDSCMGCAIHTRLQKGQGYTTLDLRISYVRALTADSGPVRAEGKIVHLGRSTALAEGRIYDVDGRLYATGSTTCMILQPRG; the protein is encoded by the coding sequence ATGCAAAGCCCATCACGCGACACCCTGCTAGCCCAATGGCAAGACCAGGAACAGGCCATGCGCACCCGCCTCGCCGGCCCTGGCAGCCTGCCCCTGGCCCAGGTCAGCGAGCTGACGCCACAAGAATTCTTCGAGGGTATCGGTAACGGTGAGCTTCCCTCGCCGCCTATCGGCACCTTGCTGGACTTCGTGCCCATCGAATGGTCCAGCGGCCTGTTCGTGTTCCAGGGCACCCCGGATGCACGCCACTACAATCCACTGGGCACTGTCCATGGCGGCTACGCCGCGACCTTGCTGGACTCCTGCATGGGTTGTGCGATCCACACCCGCCTGCAAAAGGGCCAGGGCTACACCACCCTGGACTTGCGCATCAGCTACGTGCGGGCCTTGACCGCAGACAGCGGCCCGGTACGGGCCGAAGGCAAGATCGTACACCTGGGCCGCAGTACGGCCCTGGCCGAAGGGCGCATCTATGACGTGGACGGCCGCCTGTACGCCACCGGCAGCACGACCTGCATGATCCTCCAGCCCAGGGGCTGA
- a CDS encoding response regulator, producing the protein MANTTLRILIADNQHFHRLQIERALNQLSYYRIAPVHRLEELLTLVEYASAPFDLAIISATLSVPGAFDLLDFCMDNRQLHQVLIYDCPGWPKLASHRRQSLHVSHAHLPDRKALGQLMRLIDPPGYRALASPSPS; encoded by the coding sequence ATGGCCAACACCACACTGCGCATACTGATTGCCGACAACCAGCATTTTCATCGGCTGCAAATCGAGAGAGCCCTCAACCAGTTGAGTTACTACCGGATCGCCCCCGTGCATCGGCTGGAGGAGTTGCTGACCCTGGTGGAGTACGCCAGCGCCCCGTTCGACCTGGCGATCATCAGCGCGACCTTGAGCGTGCCGGGCGCATTCGACCTGCTGGACTTCTGCATGGACAACCGGCAATTGCACCAGGTGCTGATCTACGACTGCCCGGGCTGGCCCAAGCTGGCCAGCCACCGGCGCCAGAGTCTCCATGTCAGCCATGCCCACTTGCCGGATCGCAAGGCGCTCGGGCAACTGATGCGGTTGATCGATCCACCCGGGTATCGGGCCCTGGCAAGCCCGAGTCCGAGCTAG
- a CDS encoding MgtC/SapB family protein gives MQALHNINLDSLIDTLVSLSTAFILGGLIGFERQFRQRTAGLRTNVLVAVGAAIFVDMANRLGGAEGAVRVVAYVVSGIGFLGAGVIMREEGNVRGLNTAATLWASAAVGACAGADLILEALLGTLFVLAANTLLRPIVNNINRQPLDVVSAEVTNIVYVIAQRSKQKAVFALLEAELARCNYPASDVDVHAFGNEEVEIEATLATTSVDGDELDALVARLSGSPLVQQAFWSPSTTE, from the coding sequence ATGCAAGCCCTGCACAACATCAACCTGGATTCGCTGATCGATACCCTGGTCAGCCTCAGCACAGCGTTCATCCTTGGCGGCCTGATCGGCTTCGAGCGCCAGTTCCGCCAGCGCACCGCCGGGTTGCGCACCAACGTGCTGGTGGCGGTGGGGGCGGCGATCTTCGTCGACATGGCCAACCGCCTGGGCGGTGCCGAGGGCGCGGTACGGGTGGTGGCTTATGTGGTCTCGGGCATCGGTTTCCTCGGCGCCGGGGTGATCATGCGCGAGGAGGGCAATGTACGAGGGCTGAATACCGCCGCCACGCTCTGGGCATCGGCGGCGGTCGGGGCCTGTGCCGGTGCCGACCTGATCCTCGAGGCCTTGCTCGGCACCCTGTTCGTGCTGGCGGCCAATACCCTGCTGCGGCCCATCGTCAACAACATCAACCGCCAGCCTCTGGATGTGGTGTCCGCGGAGGTGACCAATATCGTCTATGTGATTGCCCAGCGCTCCAAGCAGAAGGCCGTGTTTGCCCTACTGGAGGCCGAACTGGCGCGCTGCAACTACCCGGCCAGCGATGTCGATGTGCACGCCTTTGGCAATGAGGAGGTGGAGATCGAAGCGACCCTGGCCACCACCTCGGTGGACGGTGACGAACTGGATGCGCTGGTGGCCCGGCTCTCGGGATCGCCCTTGGTGCAACAGGCCTTCTGGAGCCCCAGCACCACCGAGTGA
- the mgtA gene encoding magnesium-translocating P-type ATPase, with amino-acid sequence MKLTLLKEFFAGFLRTRHFARHFRRLALLESFSDASVSRDVPPTLAQTLVAAANSDAAQLLDQLGSHTDGLSTEEAEVLRERHGLNEVEHEQALPWWTHLWHCYKNPFNLLLTLLAVISWLTEDMKAATVIFSMVVLSTLLRFWQEAKSNKAADALKAMVSNTATVMRPDTPSQAAPMLGRLLGAAAEAKGPQRIELPIKQLVPGDLIALSAGDMIPADCRVLSAKDLFVSQAAMTGESMPVEKFPRQQDADTSNPLDLDNILFMGTNVVSGSATAVILTTGNSTYFGALAQRVSATDRAPTSFQNGVNKVSWLLIRFMFVMAPLVLFINGFTKGDWMEALLFALSIAVGLTPEMLPMIVTSTLAKGAVFLSRKKVIVKRLDAIQNFGAMDVLCTDKTGTLTQDKIFLARHVDVWGEESDDVLELAYLNSYYQTGLKNLLDVAVLEHVEIQRELAVGTAFHKVDEIPFDFTRRRMSVVVAEQGQPHLLICKGAVEEVLAVCRNVRHGDAEEALSDTLLARIRQVTADLNEEGLRVVAVAARPMLEGRDTYSLADERELTLIGYVAFLDPPKESTAPALKALAEHGVAVKVLTGDNELVTAKICREVGLEQQGLLMGNDIERMSDEQLAKAVETTNVFAKLTPTHKERIVRLLKANGHVVGFMGDGINDAPALRTADIGISVDSAVDIAKEAADIILLEKSLMVLEEGVLEGRRTFANMLKYIKMTASSNFGNVFSVLVASAFIPFLPMLPMHLLVQNLLYDISQIAIPFDNVDDEMLKKPQRWQPADVGRFMVFFGPISSIFDITTFALMWHVFGASTPEHQTLFQSGWFVVGLLTQTLIVHMIRTPKIPFLQSRAAMPLMVMTGIIMAVGIFLPMGPLAHYFKLQALPPLYFLFLPLILVAYMALTQAVKGFYVRRFGWQ; translated from the coding sequence ATGAAGCTCACCCTGTTGAAAGAATTCTTCGCCGGTTTCCTGCGGACCCGGCATTTCGCCCGGCACTTCCGGCGCCTGGCCCTGCTGGAAAGCTTCAGCGACGCCAGTGTCAGTCGCGATGTACCGCCAACCCTGGCGCAAACCCTGGTCGCGGCGGCCAACAGCGACGCGGCGCAACTGCTGGACCAGCTCGGCAGCCATACCGATGGCTTGAGTACCGAGGAAGCCGAGGTGCTGCGTGAGCGCCATGGCCTCAATGAAGTCGAGCACGAGCAGGCGCTGCCCTGGTGGACTCACTTGTGGCATTGCTACAAGAACCCCTTCAACCTGCTGCTGACCCTGCTGGCAGTGATCTCCTGGCTGACCGAGGACATGAAGGCGGCCACGGTGATTTTCTCCATGGTGGTGCTCTCGACCCTGCTGCGCTTCTGGCAGGAGGCCAAGTCGAACAAGGCAGCCGATGCCCTCAAGGCCATGGTCAGCAATACCGCCACCGTGATGCGTCCGGATACGCCGTCCCAGGCCGCGCCAATGCTCGGTCGCCTGTTGGGGGCCGCTGCCGAGGCCAAGGGACCGCAGCGCATCGAGCTGCCCATCAAGCAGCTGGTGCCGGGTGACCTGATCGCGCTCTCGGCCGGCGACATGATTCCCGCCGACTGCCGGGTGCTCAGTGCCAAGGACCTGTTTGTCAGCCAGGCGGCAATGACCGGTGAGTCCATGCCGGTGGAGAAATTCCCGCGCCAGCAGGATGCCGACACCAGCAACCCCCTGGACCTGGACAACATCCTGTTCATGGGCACCAACGTGGTGTCCGGCTCCGCCACGGCGGTGATCCTGACCACCGGCAACAGCACCTATTTCGGCGCCCTGGCCCAGCGGGTCAGTGCCACCGACCGTGCGCCAACTTCGTTCCAGAACGGGGTCAACAAGGTCAGTTGGCTGCTGATCCGCTTCATGTTCGTCATGGCGCCGCTGGTGCTGTTCATCAATGGCTTCACCAAGGGCGACTGGATGGAGGCGCTGCTGTTCGCCCTGTCCATCGCCGTGGGCCTGACCCCGGAAATGCTGCCGATGATCGTCACCTCGACCCTGGCCAAGGGCGCGGTGTTCCTGTCGCGCAAGAAGGTCATCGTCAAGCGCCTGGATGCAATCCAGAATTTCGGCGCCATGGACGTGCTGTGCACCGACAAGACCGGCACCCTGACCCAGGACAAGATTTTCCTGGCGCGCCATGTCGATGTGTGGGGCGAGGAGTCCGACGACGTATTGGAGCTGGCCTACCTCAACAGCTACTACCAGACCGGGCTGAAGAACCTGCTGGACGTGGCGGTGCTCGAACATGTCGAGATCCAGCGTGAACTGGCGGTCGGCACGGCGTTTCACAAGGTCGATGAAATTCCCTTCGACTTCACTCGCCGGCGGATGTCGGTGGTGGTGGCGGAGCAGGGCCAGCCCCATCTGCTGATCTGCAAGGGGGCGGTAGAGGAGGTATTGGCGGTGTGCCGCAATGTGCGTCATGGCGATGCCGAAGAGGCCCTGAGCGATACGCTGCTGGCGCGGATTCGCCAGGTGACCGCCGACCTCAACGAGGAAGGCCTGCGGGTGGTGGCGGTAGCCGCACGGCCCATGCTTGAGGGGCGCGATACCTACAGCCTGGCCGATGAGCGTGAGTTGACCCTGATTGGCTACGTGGCCTTCCTCGATCCGCCCAAGGAAAGCACGGCCCCGGCCCTCAAGGCCCTGGCCGAGCATGGCGTGGCAGTGAAGGTGCTGACCGGCGACAACGAGCTGGTGACCGCCAAGATTTGCCGAGAAGTGGGCCTGGAGCAACAGGGCCTGCTGATGGGCAACGACATCGAGCGCATGAGTGACGAGCAACTGGCCAAGGCGGTGGAAACCACCAATGTCTTCGCCAAGCTGACCCCGACTCACAAGGAGCGCATCGTCCGCCTGCTCAAGGCCAATGGGCACGTGGTGGGGTTCATGGGCGATGGCATCAACGATGCGCCGGCGCTGCGTACCGCCGACATCGGTATTTCCGTGGATAGCGCGGTGGACATCGCCAAGGAAGCGGCGGACATCATCCTCCTGGAAAAGAGCCTGATGGTGCTGGAGGAGGGCGTGCTGGAAGGGCGCCGGACCTTCGCCAACATGCTCAAGTACATCAAGATGACCGCCAGCTCCAACTTCGGCAACGTGTTCTCGGTGCTGGTGGCCAGTGCCTTCATTCCGTTCCTGCCGATGCTGCCCATGCATCTTCTGGTGCAGAACCTGTTGTACGACATCTCGCAGATCGCCATTCCCTTCGATAACGTCGACGACGAGATGCTGAAAAAGCCCCAGCGCTGGCAGCCGGCCGATGTCGGGCGCTTCATGGTGTTCTTCGGGCCGATCAGCTCGATCTTCGACATCACCACCTTTGCCCTGATGTGGCATGTGTTCGGCGCCAGCACTCCGGAGCACCAGACGTTGTTCCAATCCGGCTGGTTCGTGGTGGGGCTGCTGACCCAGACCCTGATCGTGCACATGATTCGCACGCCGAAGATACCGTTCCTGCAAAGCCGGGCGGCCATGCCGTTGATGGTGATGACCGGGATCATCATGGCCGTGGGGATCTTCCTGCCGATGGGCCCGCTGGCCCATTACTTCAAGCTGCAGGCCTTGCCACCGCTGTACTTCCTGTTCCTGCCGCTGATCCTCGTGGCCTACATGGCCCTGACCCAGGCGGTGAAGGGTTTCTACGTACGGCGTTTCGGCTGGCAGTAA